tttatagAGCTATAAGGAAAGATATTATACTAATTTGAATTGGTGTTTCATTTCTCGTTATGACGTGTATTCGAAGCTCACTACGGTCGtccctttttattttttatcttcgtattatttattttttcggCTAATTGCTGGAATTTAAAATGTTTATCACTTCCTCGATACggaaaaaagcacacaatcaagagaaaaagtagagaaaaaaataaaatcaaaaaaaaaaagttggaaCTTCGtcaaatcaaataaatgaCTGGTCAAATCAACGGATCTGTTTTGGAGCTGAGCTTTTTTCTGACCACAAGTAAAATTGTACTTACTCTTTCTTTACATCAACTCCAAACACTAAATATCGAAGCTTGGCTCAACACcatcaattttctttcagtaGCATACTTGAAGTTCTTGATGAACGAGCCTGAAACATTTAATATACCCGGTGGATTCCCCGGTGGAAGTCAGTTTGATAACACACAACCGAGGCAGCAGCTACTATTCGACAGAGATTCTGTTTCAACATTAAGTACAccaaagaaatcaaagggaaaacaggaaaaaattgtaacaccctcatcatcttcgtTCAAATTTACAAACACTAATGGTCGCCCACTTTATCCTTCATTTGCAACCTCCTCACCTGGATCACCATCCGAGAGACACACACCTAAGATAGATGACACTTTGACGGATGGTATATGTGAGACAAGCTATTGTAACAAGGAGAATCAATCATTTGTGGATGAAATGGAGCATTTGCAGAAAAAGCTTTTCTCATCTAAGCTGAGCACCAATGTGATGAATGAATTCAGCCATCGCTATCAAAAACTTCGAGACGAGAACATTGCAAACATAGAGCGTTTGAATAATACTACAAGTAACGACGAGTTGAAGAGGAGGTCATCTACACGGTATTCGAGAGCTCACAAGTCCAGATTCAACAAAATGGAATCAATAAGCTCTCATTATGCTGCAATCAGAGCTAAGCGTGATAAACAGGAAGCACTAAGCAGATCAGATGCTATTCCGAGGCTGAAGCGACAAACAAATGCAACTGCCGTGAGGTCTAGGCCACATAGAGCAGTTTTGGAAATGCCCAATGACAATATGGAGAATCTCAACAGAACACCAGGTCAAAAGCATAATGCAATGCAAAAAGTTGGCAGTGCTTCCAAGCGACAGAAGACGCCTACTGGAGACTTCAAAGAAGTTATAGATACTCCCACAAGGAATAAACAAGAAAGGGAGAAGATCCAGAATACCCATTTAGGcagattgaagaaaaatgaggcTTATAAGACTACATGCAAGCAGAGCGATTCTGTAGCTGGGTACAAACCACctcaaagaaatttcaaatttcagCCATCACTAAAAGACAGTCTTGTTCCAAAacttttgttttcaaacAAGCATGCATCTGCCAGAGCAAGAACACCAGCAAAATCTTCCTTTGAAAGAGATGTTAGCTCTTTTAGTAAAGAAGTTAAAACGAAACCAACACCGCCtttatcaaaaaagcaTCGTATACCATCATATTTACGCCCAACAAAGGCGTCCCTGCAGCGGGCAGTGTCCAACAAAGAGTTACTTGCACAGGACTCGAAAACTAATTTGAAATTCAACACGGATAGCACACATCATTCaaacaaatcaaaaatttcaccATCAAGAGCTTGCTCTAATTTACACTCTTTTCTTACAGAGCCTGGCTCGAATTTTTCGCGTAATACGAGCACACCGATTCCAAGATATCCAACATTGGGTTCCCATTCAACGTTCAGccaaaatttaaaaaactATAAAGACCTCACGGAAAGGCCACCGCTTTTTTCACATCACCAAATACCAAAATCAAGGACTGTCTCCGGTATTCCTAGATTGGCAAAACCACGAACCTCTACCATTCACAAGAGTCCTACCTCGTCCTCGATATGCAAGAAACCTTGGCAGTATTGAACTGGACCTTGCTGTTTTGCACCTTATTATATACTATCTTTACTAGAGCATTAATGAAACTATCATGTCCTGATGGTcataaaatttcaaaatatatctgtatttttttggcctGCACTGCCGTATTTTGGACGTGCTTGTTTATGTTCATGTTCAAGTATCtataatttttatatttttcccgTTTTATGATTTTTCCAGATTCTAAGAATAAGCAGTCAAAGAAAGATCCAAAGCAGTGATATTTAAATAAACAATGGGTCAAATGCATGATGCGGAATACTCAAATTTTGATTCAGGCTCTCGCGCGGAAGTATTACAGATGGTCAATGATTCGTATTCTGCGTTAGCAGACCATCAGGATAATTGGGTTGCAAATCTTGCAAATTGCAGTTCATTATTATGGCACGCATACAATGAGGGATTGAAAGTGCCAGCAAATTGGTGTGGGTTCTATGTTGTGGATCCAAAAAACGACAAGCAACTAATTCTTGGACCATTTATGGGAAAAGTCGCCTGCCAAACAATTAAAATCGGCAATGGTGTCTGTGGAACAGCTGCTAGTACTAAGATGATTCAAAGAGTTCCTGATGTTACAAAGTTTCCGGGCCATATAGCGTGTGATGGAGATACAAAAAGCGAGATTGTGGTACCTATTATTCAAGATAATGTACTAAAGGGGGTACTTGATATGGATTGccttgaaaataatggCTTTCATCAAGAGGATATTCGCTATTTAGAAAACCTCAGTGATATCATTGCGCGTTCTTGCAAATTCTGATATGTACATATTATACGATTATAGATGTTGGAAATGGATTTCATCTTCTAAATTAAGTCCCACCTGTTGACCTTTCCGGTACTTGTGCTTAGTGTATAGCCTTCTGTAAATGATAGAAGAAAGCATTGCCAATGTTGATCCGGCAACATTTGTGATTATGTCACCTGAATCGAACGTTCTAAATGGAGAGATTGCATGCTGAATGAATTCGCTTCCTATTCCAGCAACAATGGTACAAATGATGAATACCACCAAATTCCAAGTTCTTTGGGATCGAAGTTCGACTGTCCAATAAAACAAGGTTGTTAATATGAAAAACACACCGAAATGAACAATTTTATCGTGTACAATACTGATGTTTGCAAGGCCGAGATACAATGCTATTAGTGATGTTAAAAACAAAGcttcaaaaagaatgcaTCTGTTAGTATAGAAGTCGGTTGATCATTTGTCGAAAAAGACTTACCAATAACGAAATTTCGGCGAATTCTCATAGTGACAAGAATTAATTCGTGGATTGTCTAGAAAATATGAGATATGTTTCACATTTTTGCTTTACATAGAGGTAATAGCTATGGTGAAATTTGAAACGATACATGAGAGCGCGATACTATTAGCAGAAATTAAATTCTATTAATTGTTTAGTTCCCCGccaaaaaagaagtaagGAAATTTAGGTAGGACAAGATAGGGAGTAGAATAGACAAGAATTTAGTACCTTTTTATAGTATACTTACTTTTTTATGAATAACTTTTATTATACCATTAAAATTTACACGTAATTGAATATAGATGCTTTGGTACTTGCACTATGACGGGCATTGAAGCATCTTCGAGATTGGTTGTCCAACCCGTATGTGGTATTTGTCATAATTCTCAGCCAAGGTCTGACCATGAACTAACTGCAAGAAAATACTTCTGCTCAAGTTGTACAAGTTTTCGTCTTTTAAAACTGAGGCTCAAAATGCTGTTGGTATTTCAAAATGGCGAGGTATCTGGGAAAATGGTGAATTCAATATTGAATGAGTGCCTTGATGAAAGAGCATACTCTTATCTCCAAAGATACATTGCATCAAATGACTTGGATCAAAAGAAACTGGTACCACAGGCGGAGTCTGTTGCTAGATTGGCAAGTGTAATTCTCAAGGTGGAAAATTCTCAACGTGAACTTCTTATTAAGCAACTTGGGAGAAAGCTTTCAACGTTAAATGATACTTGTGGAAATATACAAGGCAAGCTAACAGAGATTCAAAATAGCATTGTTCGACGAAAGCGCATAGTAAAAAGAGAACAGCAATTGCTCAAGgcaagaaaacaaagcattCAAGATGGAATAAATGGCTCTTTGATTGATTCCAGGAATGGACATTTACCCAAGCAGGAAATGTTGATAGAAACAGTTAGATTGAAACTGGTCTACTCTATGTTTGATGTATGGAGCGTTAGAATGTTACACGATGATATCGGGTCGTCTGTTGCAATTTTAGGGGTACCCATCGTTCGAACAAGCgaaattttgaattattCGACGAGGATTGTCAATTGTACTTTAATCAACTTACAGAGATTCATAATGTGGATATTAGAGTACATGACTATTAGCATTCCATATAATGTATCTATGTCAGAGGGTATGCCAGTCATTTTCGATTTGACTGTTCATAAGGACTTTGCTGTTTACCTAAGTAAGACCAATAAACAAGTGGCCCCTTTAAGATCAATTATCGAAGTCGGGCCGCATCAGCTAAGGCATTTTTGTGAAGCTATGGCTAGACAAATCATTATTCTTACGAGAATAATGCTAACAGTAAGTCCAGAGAGCCTGTCTGCATTTAGTTCTCTTTCGGACATATTAAAAACAGATCAGATTGTGGCCACAATCGTCAAGAAAATCATGAGTTTGGTTATGATACGGAAGCAGGCATCAGAGAAGTTAcataaagaaaagcaaaatggCGAAGAAGGGCATAAgaaatcatttttcttttggaaatcgccaaagaaaatttaCGGGAAAGAGGTTAAGCAGAGCTCTAAATCCAATGTACTCCCCGCCAAGAGCACAAATGAATACAGCATAAAAGAATACGCAGAAATCCTAAATGGGGAACAACTGGATTTTAGTGACATTGCATCCTTAATACCAGGCACATCATGGGAAGCTGAAAGCTCAAGTAATACTCGTACTAATGAGAAGGTGTTTGACGGGTCAATTCCAAGTGAGGAGGCTCTTGAAGATCCATCTCTATTTGCAAGTGAGCTATATGCATATTTACATTGTCAAATTCGTAAAATCGCCGATGCCAGAAGTGCTAGTAGTAAATCATTGAGTATCATGAATTCGTCAACGACTTCATCCGCATTTCAGCAAATTAATCTTTCTCTCAATTCAAACAGTCTGAAACAATCGCCAGTATTGAGGAGTCGAAACAGTTTAGCAAGCATTAACACTACTCACCATCTTAAAGGAAAGCAAAGCAGTTTAGACAAGTGGGAAGTTGTTGGGAAAGCATTATAATGTAATATCCTTATTAAATTCATCTATAAATTATTAATTGTGTACTAATGAATAATATTGTGATCTGATTGCACGTCGGAAATGATGAATTTATCTCGAATAGGTTAATCGTTCGTGTACGGATGTACACACGTTACCCGGAAATCTTATTATTTCTCGCATTATGGAGCATCCCTTATGAAGACGACGGCAATGATATAGGCCGAAATTTttagataaataaattgagAGGAATTTGGCAGTTGgataccaaaaaaaaaaaaaaatacatgtgtaaaaataaaattaaactATGAAGCATAAGgatgttatttttttccgcTCCGATTATTTTGCATACTCAGTATGCGGTGTCCCTGTGTGCAGTAACTAAATTTTCTAATCTATCAGGTCGCGGAAGCGGTAAGGAAGAGGAGAGGCAGAGCAATTGATTAATTATACTCAAGATATCTAGTATCTTTCTTTAGAGttaaagaataaaataagctatttgtatttttctcCCAAAATCTCCTCATATCTCTCAAGAATAATAGTCGCTGTTCTTGGTTTTGTTTAACATTGTGCCATCAGTGGATTCAAGGGGCTAAAGAGAATAAGAAAGCAGTCATAATAGAAATATGTTGTCAGATAAAGAGTTATTCGACCTGAACAAAAAAGCCGTCACGGAGGGCTTCAAGATACATCCACGTTTGGAATATAATACCGTTGGAGGTGTTAATGGACCGTTGGTTATCTTACAAAATGTCAAATTCCCAAAGTACAACGAAATTGTTAACTTAACTCTTTCAGACGGAACTTCGAGGCAGGGTCAGGTTTTGGAAGTGAAAGGTGATAAAGCAGTTGTCCAAGTCTTTGAGGGAACATCAGGTATTGATGTTAAGAAGACCAAGGTTGAATTTACAGGTGAGAGTTTGAAAATTCCCGTTTCGGAGGACATGTTGGGAAGAGTTTTCAACGGTTCTGGTAAGCCTATTGATAACGGTCCAAGGGTGTTTGCCGAGGATTATTTAGATATTAACGGATCGCCTATCAATCCATATGCTCGTATATATCCCGAGGAGATGATCTCTACGGGTATTTCGGCAATCGACACGATGAACTCTATTGCTAGAGGTCAGAAGATTCCTATTTTCTCGGCTTCTGGTTTGCCTCATAATGAGATTGCCGCACAGATTTGCCGACAGGCAAGTTTGGTTAGACCAACAAAGGATGTTCACGATGGACATGCGGACAACTTCTCCATTGTGTTCGCAGCTATGGGTGTGAACTTAGAAACATCCAGATTCTTCAAGCAGGACTTTGAGGAGAATGGTTCTTTGGAGAGAACTGTTTTGTTCTTGAACTTGGCAAATGATCCAACCATTGAGAGAATCATTACACCACGTTTGGCCTTGACAACTGCAGAGTACCTTGCATATCAAACAGAAAAGCACGTTTTGACCATTCTTACTGATATGTCGTCTTATGCCGATGCTTTGAGAGAAGTTTCCGCTGCCAGAGAAGAGGTTCCAGGTAGAAGAGGTTACCCTGGTTACATGTATACTGATTTGGCCACTATTTACGAAAGAGCAGGTAGAGTTGAAGGAAGAAATGGTTCGATTACCCAGATTCCTATTTTGACCATGCCTAACGATGATATTACACATCCAATTCCGGATTTGACCGGTTACATTACCGAGGGACAGATCTTCATTGACAGACAGCTTTACAACAAGGGTGTCTATCCACCTATCAACGTCTTGCCATCACTTTCTAGATTAATGAAGTCCGCCATTGGTGAGGGTATGACCAGAAAGGATCACGGTGATGTTTCCAACCAGCTTTATGCCAAGTACGCTATCGGCAAGGATGCCGCAGCTATGAAGGCCGTTGTTGGTGAGGATGCTTTGTCGACAGAGGATAAGCTTTCTTTGGAGTTCTTGGAGAAGTTTGAAAAAACTTTCATTTCTCAAGGTGCCTATGAAGACAGAACTGTGTTTGAGTCTTTGGACAAGGCCTGGTCTCTTTTAAGAATTTATCCTAAGGAGATGCTTAACAGGATATCGCCAAAGATTTTGAACGAATTCTACGATAGAGAGAGaactgctgctgctgcaaaTACACAGAAGGTTGAAGCTTAAGCATTGATTTGCAtgtaagctttttttttgttgttgttctcTTATTGATTTTACTGTCATCGTTTCTTCcgataagaaaaaattcaCAATTTCGGAAGTTTCAAAGTATACTAAAATACAAGATATAATCTTTAACAGATGTAAGTCGTTTCGAATGGTAGTAAATGTGTAGAATGATGGATTGTGGAATCCCAAATTCAATTCATGTGCCTCAAGCTTTAGTAAAATtcctacttttttttttttttttttcttgaaattttaaagGTTGGGGTTACAGGTAGTCCGTCCGCTTTTCTTGCGGCATAACGCCGATACCGATAATCTCCATAAAAACTCTTTGTGCTCAACAATAGAAGACCTCCCAGATTAATAATGTagcaacttttttttgcttcttacAACGAGGTTTCTCCGTTGACTTGGGGAGGGGCACATTGTTTGAATTCGTTGTAAAATTTCAGTCAACCTGTAGTCGGCAATGGAGCGGACGGAAGTACTGTAAATAAGAGAGGGAGAATTTACGTTATGAGGAAAAATGAATTGTTCCCAAGAGGTACGTTATTAtccttaatttttttccccccctGTTCTGTTCTTCTTGCTTATAACTAGTACAGAACTGCACCCTTAATTCCTTTGCTACTAAGTCAAATGGTTTCCGTCCGTACTATCAAACAACTCAAATCGATCTGGTTTCTTGGATGATCCAATAGTATGATATCTCTCATGGATCTTCCGCCGGAGGTTCTTTTCGAGATCTTCGATTTGGTCCCGTTAGAACTCTCCCGCACcaaccattttttttacataATGCTTAACCATTACTTCCATGATCGCTTGATCCGTGATTGCGGGTCGAATGTTCTCCTTTGGCTTTCTTTGCATGACTTTTATGCTTTTATAGATTATATCAAGTCACTCGATTATTGGAGAAAGACACAAAGGATGATTATCGCACGCTATTGTAACTTAAGGCCATATCAGGAAGTGCTGTTAGGCAAGCAACATCCAGAACAGTTGAATAAGTGTGAATTCATAGGGGATTCATGGCAGTTTATTTACCAAATCTATAAAAGCAGGagaatttattttgataaagAGAGTTGTCAGTTTGACGAGTCAAGATCCTCATTTGACCATGGACTGTTGAAAATCAATCGTACCTACTTGCTAAAATTCAAGAAGCAGGTGCGTCTACCCGCTGGAAAATACCGTTTTATTGGGACTGTGGTACTTGAGAACCCTGCCGGACTTAGCAGTGTCAACTTCAAAATCGTTAACAAATCATCAGGTGAGGTTCTATGTGATTACTTCCCACCTTCTTCGATAAAGAGTCTGGTTCCAGGAGCAAAGCTCTGCGTTTTGAATATGGGTGATTTTGCTTTGGGCAGAAAGAATGGTACGCTGAAGGAAATAGATGATTTTACAGATCTAGATGTTTTGGTCGAGGATAGTGAGTTTATGAAGGCCGGTTTCACTCTTTGCTATCTTGATATCTTGCCGATCGGTCGCAATGTGCATAGGCCACCAACATGGGTATTCTGGACTATCGATAATCAAACGCCAACTCCAGAAAATGTTACAAATGTGCTCTTGAAGCGTCTGTACGATTCGATAGAGCATTCTGTGTCTGGTAAGTTGGATCTTGATCCTGCCCCATATCAACCTCTTGGAAGTTATAGTAACGGACATGGACATTTTGTTTGTCCAAAGCTTGCAACTTCTCCTGAAGAGCATAAAGAGCGTAACGCTAGCGTAGGAATTGATATCAGCACATATTCGAAAGACTTCTACACCAAATTCAATAAGAAAGGTGAGCTTATCACTCGTACCTTCAAGTTTTTCACAGTTATAGATAAAAGGAAGTATGACAAGGTTCTGAGCCGACGGAGAGAAACCATGGAAAGAAGCAGCAAAGAACATCAAAATGAGCCGTTGAGATGGAAGTTCGCCCATTATTTGGCCGTTTGACTTCCATCAAGTGCGTAAATTTTGAATTCGCACGTTTGGTTGTGACATGATTCAGTGTTGTTCTTGTTGTAGTTCTTTTCGGCATTTAATTCCATTATAgaagtatatatattctgCCTTAGGCttttaataataaattcTGATGTATCTATGAAAgattcatatatttttgttttcttgatttgTGTATAAAACTTATCTTTGATATATACATTCCAAACATGTTTGGCAGGATTAAGTTGCTTTTTCTCACTTATGATATgtgtttaatttttgaataacattttctttccgcCCCTTCACTTCCACATTTGCAATATGTACCAATGTTTCTGTAAAAGACTTCTGGTAAGTTCAAGTATAAATATGTTACCATTTGCAAAATCGAGGCAAGTAAACGAACAAATTAAACAAAATTCAGGGCATAATAAATTTGGCCGAACGTATAGAATTCAGCGAACAAATCTCAGATACCTATTTTAGCTGAAAACGGAAATGATTTTCGCCCTAGCTAGTGCGTCTTCGAGATGCATTTAACAGCgagcaaaagcaaaaagaaaagtcgGTTCTTCATCCGCTATACCTATTTACTCAATTACAACATGCTGGCAGCAAATTATTGTTATCATGTATGACCGTAATTATTTAAATAGTTAACTATATAAGAACGCCGACATTTGCAACTTATGGATCAAGAGCATCTCGCATAACGTTAAAATGTAAGACACCCATAGTatgtatctttttttttgttcttacttttttatttttttatttttttttttcgcccTTCCCTTTTCGCTCTACGCTCTATATCCTTTAAGACTTTTTTATACTCTATTTGTTTATATTTAGTTACacccttttctttcctcttgGACCAGTTCTTTCCACGGAGATACATCACAAAGTATACCAACACCCCCATATATAACAtttcacaaaaaattaacttcaaattcaacaacagtctttttttttctttattaatATTTGCAATTATATGCTAAAAAAGAATAGtgtcttatttttattttcataaCAATGGCAACATCGGAATCTTTATTTGGTAACAACTTTACTGAGGAGTCACATGAAGCTCAAGAAAACGTCGAGCCTTTCGAGGACAAGGAGGTGGATATTGGAAAGACGTTGATAACGTACCGTGTTCTTGTGTCGAGAAGAGAGGCAGGTGCAATTATTGGACGCAATGGTGACAATATAACGCGTATAAGGAATGACAACAACGTGAAGGCAGGTGTTTCCAAGGTCGTCGAAGGTTGTATTGATAGAATACTGATAGTAACTGGAATGGTGGATAATGTTCCAAATGCATTGGTTTCGATTGCCAAATCTGTTGCCGAGGCAAATGCAGAAACGGTCAGACAGGCTAATGAAAAGGGCACAGACCCTACGAGTCTTATCACGTACGAGTATTTCCCGTTGAAGCCACTCACTCAACGGCCGGGCCCAAATGATCCGGAATACGCGGAAACGTTGTTTTTAAGGCTTCTAATACCAAATGTTCAGATGGGAACTTTGATCGGCAAGGGCGGTTCAAGAATTAAGGGAATTCAGGAATCATGCGACGTGAAGATGGTTGCCTCGAAGGGCTATTTGGAAAACTCCACCGAGAGACTGGTAGAGTTACTTGGaagggaagaaaatgtcCGAAAAGCACTTGCAGAAATATCCAGGTGCTTGTTGTGTGACTTCCAAGGAGCCGTGACAGCTACATTTTATACGCCAAGCACATCAATGCCATCGTATAGGAGAAGGAGGGAGAACAGAACTACTGGCAAGGAGCTTATTCGTAAAATAAGTTTCCCTAACGAGTATATCGGAGCCCTGATTGGAAGAAGAGGCTCGAGAATTCAGGAGGTGAGACGCTCTTCGAATTGTGCAATTGCAATCGAATCTGATTCACGGGATGGATCCGAGGAAGGAGGAGTGAGGGAGGTCACACTTATTGGAACAAAGCCAAACATTGATCAGGCCGTCGAGATGCTTACAGATTTCTATGAGAGGGAGAAGAACAGACGGGAAAGTGAACGGGAAGAATAAGGCACACAGACGGGTAGAGAAGTACTTCACCATGCGATATTTGCAAAGAACATTCAACGAATCAACATGCAGGATAACTTTTATGTCATAGTATCAGCATTGTCACGTTCTGACCTGGGAGGCTTTTTTCTATATCGTGTGTTTTATGTTAATGATCTAATTAAGCCACACATTTGCTATCGAGCTTGCTGCCTTTTTCTGTCCTTCATTTTATGCTTCCTTTGCTTAGGCACTGTACATTAATGCtgctttcattttatattgccttttttttatttttttttatttggtCGTCGTCCAGCTTGGCACCGGTTTCGAATACCAATGTTTTGTTTGGCTACTGCTACAAAATCCTTGCTTGCCTTTTCcagtactttttttttcacttttttttgtttagtTTCGTTTCGTCtctacttttcttttacaGGTCAAACATCtaaaatgtatattttcttAAGCAGATTACCAGCAAACAGAAAGtaagtaaaaagaaatatcttTATTACTATTATGCGGATAAAAAGCGTGGCAGATACATACATATCAGACTAAAAAAGCAGAGCCAGAAAGCTTAACTTAAGCCTCTGGAGCTGGAGCAACCTCCTCAGCTGGAGCAGCTTCTTCGACTGGAGCAGCTTCAGCATCCTCAGCAGGAACATCCTTAACCTCAGTGTTATCACCACCGACAACATTGACGAATGGAGTCTCAATTGCCTCGGTTTCCTTTGGCTCGTGAACAATAACGGCATCAGGCAAAGCCTTTGGACCTCTCTGGGAGGTGGCTGGGTCAAGCATGATCTTAACCTTAAGACCCAAGACACCCTGTCTCATCAAAACGTGTCTGCAGGCAACATCGATGAAGTCCTTGGCTGGCTGACCGGTGTGGATCATGAAACCATCGGCAAACTTCATAGCCTTAGCCCTGGCACCCTTGGCCTTACCAGCAATGATAACCTCAACACCCTTGGCACCGGCCTCCATGGCGAATCTGATGACACCGTAAGCGGCTCTTCTGACAGCCAAACCGTTCAACAACTTGAATCTCAAAGACTCACACTGGGTAGCAGCAGACAAACCCTTGTCTCTAACTCTCTCGGCGTACAAGACGATCGAACCTGGGGCAAAGTGGAATCTCTTCTGGAGCAACATGGTCAACTCTCTAATTCTTCTACCCTTCTCACCAAGAACCATAGCGGTCTGCGAAGCTCTGATGATAACATCAGTCTTGGTTGGGGTAATTCTAACCTCAACACCAGCGTAACCTTCCTCAGGCAACTCTCTGGTGAAGAACTCGTTCAACTCGGCGTAGAAAACACCGTCAGCGACCAACTTTCTGGTCTTGGAGATATGTGATGCAACCATTTTGTGTTATGTTTCAAGTATGCTTGCTGTGTGGAAATGTATCAACAACTTAATCAGAAGAATATGGGATAGGTAATACCTTTCTAAATTTGAGTACACctacaaaaatttttcaaccatggcaattgatgaaaaataattgcAACCGAATTCTTCCacttgttt
This sequence is a window from Brettanomyces bruxellensis chromosome 5, complete sequence. Protein-coding genes within it:
- the RPS3 gene encoding 40S ribosomal protein S3 (BUSCO:EOG092647L7); this encodes MVASHISKTRKLVADGVFYAELNEFFTRELPEEGYAGVEVRITPTKTDVIIRASQTAMVLGEKGRRIRELTMLLQKRFHFAPGSIVLYAERVRDKGLSAATQCESLRFKLLNGLAVRRAAYGVIRFAMEAGAKGVEVIIAGKAKGARAKAMKFADGFMIHTGQPAKDFIDVACRHVLMRQGVLGLKVKIMLDPATSQRGPKALPDAVIVHEPKETEAIETPFVNVVGGDNTEVKDVPAEDAEAAPVEEAAPAEEVAPAPEA
- the VMA2 gene encoding Vacuolar ATP synthase subunit B (BUSCO:EOG09261KHB), with the translated sequence MLSDKELFDLNKKAVTEGFKIHPRLEYNTVGGVNGPLVILQNVKFPKYNEIVNLTLSDGTSRQGQVLEVKGDKAVVQVFEGTSGIDVKKTKVEFTGESLKIPVSEDMLGRVFNGSGKPIDNGPRVFAEDYLDINGSPINPYARIYPEEMISTGISAIDTMNSIARGQKIPIFSASGLPHNEIAAQICRQASLVRPTKDVHDGHADNFSIVFAAMGVNLETSRFFKQDFEENGSLERTVLFLNLANDPTIERIITPRLALTTAEYLAYQTEKHVLTILTDMSSYADALREVSAAREEVPGRRGYPGYMYTDLATIYERAGRVEGRNGSITQIPILTMPNDDITHPIPDLTGYITEGQIFIDRQLYNKGVYPPINVLPSLSRLMKSAIGEGMTRKDHGDVSNQLYAKYAIGKDAAAMKAVVGEDALSTEDKLSLEFLEKFEKTFISQGAYEDRTVFESLDKAWSLLRIYPKEMLNRISPKILNEFYDRERTAAAANTQKVEA